A genomic region of Novipirellula aureliae contains the following coding sequences:
- a CDS encoding cell surface protein: protein MPDQAQASAPNPSSRSAVEEAAERDQNSMREYLDRAMVVLKKFGSKNENTAPQELISLLDEVKYIDEAKVLAIADVIKHMSAFNALVRENVESITVGDRYMDISQMFDSVREDSKRLIQQLDDGKISGTEKVSNWWMKIRRGSPNDRFEKIVEVYGDVSKDTKEALTKEEAIMEAYIDFRFALKEAEVLAREILDQHQPMLEAAKQGLSDAQKALDEYSGDQQGEKSKLELTRDESRFKFQKEDETYQLLKDICENLEIGYDVGETLITKLKQTHDVKERVYRRAVTFFTTNEHVFTILGTVYTSQHGLNEITQATEAMKTGVNKGLEDVATLGRSLERAALKAGYGSTIDPESVQKLVDAISGFQIESLEMVAELRRESEESTKAIRKSVEEGKKKYQETLARHARGEKLSG from the coding sequence ATGCCAGATCAAGCACAGGCGTCAGCCCCCAACCCATCAAGCCGATCGGCTGTCGAAGAGGCTGCTGAGCGAGACCAGAACTCGATGCGAGAGTACCTGGATCGCGCCATGGTCGTGCTGAAAAAGTTCGGTAGCAAGAACGAAAACACCGCCCCGCAAGAGCTGATCTCACTCTTGGACGAAGTCAAATATATCGACGAGGCCAAAGTCCTTGCGATTGCCGATGTCATCAAGCACATGAGTGCCTTTAACGCTTTGGTCCGCGAAAATGTCGAGAGTATCACGGTCGGTGACCGCTACATGGATATCTCGCAAATGTTCGATTCGGTGCGTGAAGACAGCAAGCGATTGATCCAACAATTGGACGATGGAAAAATCAGTGGTACCGAGAAAGTTTCAAATTGGTGGATGAAAATTCGCCGTGGATCCCCCAACGACCGCTTCGAAAAAATCGTGGAAGTCTATGGCGATGTCTCCAAAGACACCAAGGAGGCACTGACGAAAGAAGAAGCGATTATGGAGGCTTATATCGACTTCCGGTTCGCTTTGAAAGAAGCCGAAGTGTTGGCCCGCGAAATTCTTGATCAACATCAGCCAATGCTGGAAGCAGCAAAACAGGGTTTGTCCGATGCCCAAAAAGCTCTCGACGAATACTCGGGTGACCAACAGGGCGAGAAAAGTAAACTCGAACTCACGCGCGACGAATCTCGCTTCAAATTCCAAAAGGAAGACGAGACCTACCAATTGCTAAAAGATATCTGTGAGAACTTGGAAATTGGCTACGACGTCGGCGAAACGTTAATCACAAAACTCAAACAAACCCATGACGTCAAAGAACGCGTGTACCGTCGTGCCGTTACATTCTTTACAACCAACGAACACGTGTTCACAATTCTGGGGACCGTCTATACGAGCCAGCATGGACTCAACGAAATCACCCAGGCGACCGAGGCGATGAAGACGGGCGTCAACAAGGGACTCGAGGACGTTGCGACCCTCGGCCGATCGCTGGAGCGGGCTGCTTTGAAGGCAGGTTACGGCAGTACCATCGATCCCGAATCGGTGCAAAAACTGGTTGATGCAATCAGCGGTTTCCAAATCGAGTCACTCGAGATGGTAGCCGAACTCCGACGCGAAAGCGAAGAGAGCACGAAGGCAATTCGAAAGAGCGTCGAAGAAGGCAAGAAGAAGTACCAAGAAACGCTTGCTCGGCACGCACGCGGCGAAAAACTCTCGGGGTAG
- a CDS encoding CHAT domain-containing protein — translation MTHKLSGVCRLVLHFCFLAMVFACFADSAFSQAGGLGNFGTLGGVEPNSTTYPPQEYFVALRIYRSGDLENATDAFENALHRTRKDINGRWIDAIPVYAMLGECYWHLGMLPKVRENVDAAMQIAIRYRGWQNRVDWDSAVRQGVQLSPTRGLWPEAAAIKRIPVADRLQIGSGQHLTEQALAQGGVIEEFNIRSMDIVEIIRGLAIASYRKRVLMGPLANQDPLSSELAEAIDTAGLSQPIAQSMLGCVRASARFSNGDDRRAVQETLKTTTFAGGVHPISAIGLLLQAAAIAESDKGEGMLAASMATAHAAAALEQSEWVGEAFQLAAGAATPKEALAVRAKAELAANAMLPDSRLAALHCFVAAADAAVSAGDLDSATRLVAQARALSERRDVLMPRVQAYGSYVAARLAAARGDAFGIGLGSGNQSVVDQTYQSMQSFAFNNRINNRRFVSMPSLYQLNLVGQAIGSRAGGATSDELLAYYCGEPPLPLWRRDPVDALTFATFDRSVPLAGRLALSTSGSDGGSVLRRCDELLADRFAQSLPMSGRVAQVRRLARADDAQLPADALQFRANGPGAIKELRQSVLDLRKQAAAGLDNDTILQAGSEQEAMASFIALSRLSLPRLVPQRIDRDAPVENLPPRTVLVTFVYSNKRLYTTTAADGNIQSAVSPIGRTPAAIAGLLRSIGVGKTRGGRLPEDDSWRKDAAALMKTLLPDTELFKSGSFDRLVIVPDGPLWYLPFELLPIDGEESETLGQKYSITYAATPGQVLEPATAAETNQTIGLIASRFFDPRDLENNQSIADSIVAAADKSIMMPTDTPTASLVIGNEIGNLLVAVPTAMDPSDPFKFRMIPYDQSKVGATLGGWMRFPSIVPHSVALAGFRSQAEAAKLGDGRELFMTICALRTAGVQNILVSRWAVGGESTAILLREFAQELPFTGMRSAWNRANGVLRRSDLVPSAEPLLISGDQKREVLTGEEPLFWAGYLLASPVQAE, via the coding sequence TTGACACACAAATTGTCCGGCGTCTGCCGCTTGGTTCTGCACTTTTGCTTCTTGGCGATGGTCTTTGCATGTTTCGCTGATTCCGCTTTTTCGCAGGCGGGTGGATTGGGGAATTTCGGGACCCTCGGAGGTGTCGAGCCCAATTCGACAACCTACCCGCCGCAGGAATACTTTGTGGCTCTGCGGATCTATCGTAGTGGCGACTTGGAGAATGCGACCGATGCATTCGAAAATGCTCTACACCGAACACGCAAGGACATCAACGGTCGCTGGATCGATGCGATTCCGGTCTATGCGATGTTGGGGGAATGTTATTGGCATTTGGGCATGTTGCCGAAGGTGCGTGAAAATGTCGATGCGGCGATGCAGATCGCGATCCGGTATCGAGGATGGCAGAATCGTGTCGACTGGGACTCTGCGGTCCGCCAAGGGGTTCAGCTGTCACCCACGCGAGGGCTTTGGCCCGAAGCGGCGGCGATCAAGCGAATTCCGGTCGCTGATCGGTTGCAGATCGGGTCGGGCCAACACCTGACGGAGCAAGCGCTTGCTCAGGGTGGTGTGATTGAAGAGTTCAACATTCGCTCGATGGACATCGTCGAAATCATACGAGGTTTGGCGATTGCCTCTTACCGAAAACGTGTGTTGATGGGACCGTTGGCGAACCAGGATCCTTTGTCGTCTGAGTTGGCTGAAGCGATTGACACCGCCGGGCTGTCTCAACCGATTGCTCAATCGATGCTCGGGTGTGTTCGCGCTTCGGCAAGATTTTCAAACGGCGATGATCGTCGAGCGGTCCAAGAGACTCTGAAGACGACCACTTTCGCTGGAGGCGTTCATCCAATATCGGCGATTGGTTTGTTGCTTCAAGCTGCTGCGATCGCTGAATCGGATAAGGGCGAAGGGATGTTGGCCGCATCGATGGCGACCGCCCATGCGGCGGCGGCGCTCGAACAATCGGAATGGGTTGGCGAGGCATTTCAATTGGCCGCTGGGGCAGCAACACCAAAAGAGGCCTTGGCCGTTCGCGCAAAAGCAGAGTTGGCGGCCAACGCAATGCTGCCAGATTCGCGGCTAGCAGCATTGCACTGTTTCGTTGCTGCTGCGGATGCAGCCGTTTCGGCGGGTGATCTCGATTCAGCGACTCGCTTGGTCGCTCAAGCGAGAGCGTTATCCGAACGCCGCGATGTTCTAATGCCTCGAGTCCAGGCATACGGCAGCTACGTTGCGGCACGTTTGGCAGCCGCCCGAGGCGATGCGTTCGGAATCGGTTTGGGCTCGGGCAATCAATCGGTTGTCGATCAGACATACCAGTCGATGCAATCGTTTGCTTTCAACAATCGCATTAACAACCGTCGTTTTGTATCGATGCCAAGTTTGTACCAGCTTAACCTGGTCGGCCAAGCGATCGGTTCACGCGCTGGCGGTGCGACAAGTGATGAGCTTTTGGCCTACTACTGCGGCGAGCCGCCGCTGCCACTATGGCGTCGTGATCCTGTAGACGCATTGACATTTGCGACCTTTGATCGCTCGGTCCCGCTTGCTGGCCGCTTGGCCCTGAGCACATCGGGAAGCGATGGAGGAAGTGTCCTGCGGCGATGCGACGAACTACTGGCAGACCGGTTTGCACAATCTTTGCCAATGTCGGGCCGAGTCGCTCAGGTCCGCAGGTTGGCGCGTGCCGATGATGCTCAATTGCCTGCCGACGCGCTGCAATTTCGAGCCAATGGCCCGGGCGCAATCAAAGAGCTGCGTCAGAGTGTTTTGGATTTGCGCAAGCAGGCTGCCGCTGGTTTAGACAATGACACGATTTTGCAAGCCGGAAGCGAGCAAGAAGCGATGGCCAGTTTCATTGCACTGAGTCGGCTGTCGTTACCTCGCTTGGTGCCCCAACGAATCGACAGAGATGCTCCGGTCGAAAACTTGCCGCCGCGAACGGTTCTCGTGACTTTCGTGTATTCGAACAAGCGTCTCTACACCACCACGGCGGCGGATGGGAACATCCAATCCGCCGTCTCGCCAATCGGACGAACGCCAGCAGCAATCGCCGGTCTTTTGCGTTCGATCGGCGTTGGGAAAACTCGTGGCGGTCGTCTGCCGGAAGACGATTCGTGGCGCAAGGATGCGGCTGCTCTGATGAAGACCTTGCTACCTGACACCGAGTTGTTTAAGAGCGGTTCGTTTGACCGTTTGGTGATCGTCCCGGATGGTCCGCTTTGGTATTTGCCATTTGAACTGTTACCGATCGACGGTGAAGAATCCGAAACTTTGGGCCAGAAGTATTCGATTACATACGCGGCAACCCCTGGGCAAGTGCTCGAACCAGCAACGGCAGCGGAGACGAACCAGACGATTGGGTTGATTGCCAGTCGCTTTTTTGATCCCCGAGATTTAGAGAACAATCAATCGATTGCCGATTCAATTGTCGCGGCGGCAGACAAGTCCATCATGATGCCCACCGACACGCCGACAGCCTCTTTGGTGATTGGAAACGAGATCGGGAATTTGTTGGTTGCTGTGCCTACGGCAATGGACCCCAGTGATCCGTTTAAGTTTCGCATGATTCCCTACGACCAAAGCAAAGTGGGAGCAACGTTGGGTGGGTGGATGCGTTTCCCATCGATCGTACCTCATTCGGTGGCCCTTGCTGGTTTTCGTTCGCAGGCCGAAGCTGCGAAGTTGGGAGATGGTCGTGAGTTGTTTATGACAATCTGTGCCCTTCGAACGGCTGGCGTGCAAAACATTTTGGTCAGTCGGTGGGCGGTGGGAGGTGAATCGACAGCGATTTTGCTTCGCGAGTTCGCTCAGGAGTTACCGTTTACCGGAATGCGTTCAGCCTGGAACCGGGCTAACGGGGTGCTCCGCCGTAGCGACTTGGTCCCCAGCGCTGAACCGCTGTTAATCAGCGGCGATCAGAAACGAGAGGTTTTGACGGGCGAGGAACCACTCTTTTGGGCCGGCTATCTGCTCGCTTCACCGGTGCAGGCTGAGTGA
- the mutY gene encoding A/G-specific adenine glycosylase yields MSEPKHAAVSNEPVLHDPRWNDARWRSRLRVRLIKWFTMHARALPWRTPVGEPLNDPYRVWISEIMLQQTQVATVTAYYKKFMKFYPKVEQLAAAEETALMSQWEGLGYYRRARSMHAAAKQICEKHGGVFPTTYEDVINLPGIGRYTAGAILSISQNQKVPILEGNTQRVFSRWAAVRGRLGEKGTTRLLWDIAEAMLPPSRQQQLATGPAVFNQAAMELGALVCTPRNPNCDECPVQTLCSAYKLGLQEQIPGKVKNIKYEDRLEFAFVIANETGDRYLVRPIPKPERWAGLWDFPRVTNGKFESVAAAADFLGQELSGVVTPATSVATIKHAVTKYRIRLEVFSATLSCKAKGRWKADHPWSFVTADELRDLPMSATGRKIADGIA; encoded by the coding sequence GTGAGCGAGCCGAAACACGCTGCGGTTTCAAACGAACCCGTTTTGCATGATCCCCGATGGAACGATGCTCGATGGCGCAGCCGCCTGCGAGTGCGGCTAATCAAATGGTTTACCATGCATGCTCGCGCCTTGCCTTGGCGAACTCCCGTTGGCGAACCGCTGAACGACCCTTACCGGGTTTGGATTAGCGAAATCATGCTCCAACAAACGCAGGTGGCAACGGTCACGGCGTACTACAAAAAGTTCATGAAGTTCTATCCGAAGGTGGAACAGTTGGCGGCGGCAGAGGAAACGGCATTGATGAGCCAGTGGGAAGGGCTTGGCTATTACCGCCGCGCTCGATCGATGCACGCCGCGGCAAAACAAATCTGTGAAAAGCATGGTGGTGTGTTTCCAACGACCTACGAAGACGTCATCAACCTCCCAGGGATCGGACGTTACACCGCAGGCGCGATTCTATCGATCTCGCAAAACCAAAAAGTCCCAATTCTCGAAGGCAATACTCAACGCGTCTTTAGCCGTTGGGCGGCCGTTCGTGGCCGGCTCGGTGAAAAAGGAACCACCCGTTTGCTTTGGGATATTGCTGAAGCGATGTTGCCGCCTAGTCGACAGCAGCAATTAGCCACTGGTCCAGCGGTCTTCAACCAAGCGGCAATGGAACTAGGAGCATTGGTTTGCACGCCCCGAAATCCAAACTGTGATGAGTGTCCAGTGCAAACTTTATGCAGCGCCTACAAGCTTGGGTTGCAAGAGCAAATTCCTGGTAAGGTGAAAAATATCAAGTACGAAGATCGCCTCGAGTTCGCCTTTGTCATTGCCAATGAGACAGGGGATCGCTACCTCGTCCGCCCGATTCCAAAACCAGAACGTTGGGCTGGATTGTGGGATTTTCCAAGAGTGACGAACGGGAAATTCGAATCCGTGGCCGCTGCGGCCGATTTTCTAGGTCAGGAATTGTCGGGTGTCGTCACTCCAGCGACTTCGGTTGCAACCATTAAGCACGCCGTGACCAAGTATCGTATACGTCTCGAGGTGTTTTCAGCAACGCTATCGTGCAAGGCGAAAGGGCGTTGGAAAGCCGATCACCCCTGGTCGTTTGTCACCGCCGACGAACTTCGAGATCTGCCGATGAGTGCGACGGGCCGCAAGATTGCGGACGGGATAGCCTAG